The Edwardsiella tarda ATCC 15947 = NBRC 105688 region GATCGATCTCCCACAAATCGAGTTGCGGGTTTTGCGCAGACTCGCCCACCTGAAGCAGCGTACCACGAGGGATATCTTGCATATGGACTCCTTACGCCATCACCTGATCGAACTTGCAGGACACATCAACATAGTTGTTGTAAACCTGCTCGGACCATTCACGACAGACCACGCGGATCGGGACGTGCCGCTGTGGCGAACGCCACAAGAACGCCTTTACCGCGCCTTGACGCCGGAAGAACGCTTCGATTTCCCGAAACTCATCATGGCTAACGCGGAATACCGGAGAATAGCTCTCCAGGATATGGTTAATGCCAGATGGACGCCGTTGCTCGTAGCCATCGCCAAACTTAACCGTCGTAACGCTGGGTTTAATGGAAACGCCCATAGCTGGGCGTGGAGACCAGTGGAAAGTATCCATATTCATTTATCTCAATAGAAAAAACCCGCCGAGCGGCGGGTCAGTTTTTAACTATGGCTTAACTCTATATCCATCATCAGTGCAAATAGGGTATGAGATAGGATCGTCAGATAATCCGCCTTGCGCCCATACTATCTTCCCTAAATTATCCTTCCTTACATCCATGATGATTACTTGATTGCCAACATACCCACCATATGAATTTTTTGAATTAACCCAGGCACAATATGTCTCACCACCCTTATAATCCTGCCAAGTATATTTGGCGCTGTAAGGATCTTTCAGTCTAGAATTAACAACATCCATAATGACTTGTTTTTCTGATTGTGCTAATTCCCTTGCCATGACCGATGTCGAAGCTAGCGCCGACACACTACACAGGGCTAACAATATTAATTTTCTCATAACGTCTCCTATCTGTGTTGTGGCCGAATACTGGCACAATCCAGGCGAAAACGCTAAGACCGACTCCGTACGAACTGATCCAGATCGCCACCATCACGCATGGCATCTTGTAGTTGAGCCTCAACAGTACCGATCACAAACCGCTTAACCTCCGCAGTGAATGCCGGCTGCTGTACGTTTCCTAAATCACTCTGACTTTTATGCACAGATATAGGAACGGTCACATGCAGAGAAATCGGCGCTCTCGGTGCTGCCGTTGACGATGCTGGCGTTGGCACGGAGCCTCCGCCAACCAAACCACCTTCAGCATAACCTTTCCCATAAGTCAGCTGACTGAGGAAGCTCAACATCCCTGGTTGTTTTACCACCTCTTGTGGGACAACCCACTCACCACGGTGTACTACACCAGCAACATCATACTTACCGCCATCACCGGTATAACCGCCGCTCGACCACCCCATGAAATCCGTGCCAATTTTAACCAAATTGAACACAGCCATCTTGGTCATCATCGCAGCAATATCAGATAGGACCGACGTTGCGAATGAGCGGAAGTCCCCCTTCCCTTTCACGACAAAATTTGCAACCGCATCCCCCATGGAGTTCATCGTATTCATTGCCGCATCCTGAGCCAAACTAAAGGAGTTTCCAGCAACATCCTGCCAGTCTTTTATCCCCTTTTTCATGCCTTCATAGCCATCGGCTTCAATCATGACTTTTTTATCGTTACTAGCCTGAACTATGGCTATTTGCTCAAGCTCAGCAACTCGTAGTTGCTCGACTCGTTTTTGGTATTGTTTGGAACTCTTATTAGCATATAAATCATCCAGCTGTTCTCTTCGCTTTCGAAAGTCATCCTGAATTCGTTGCATTTCGATCATCTGGTCATACGCAGCTGGAGTCATGCTCATCTGCGCGATTTTATTATTATGCTCCTGCTGTAACTGGCGGGTTGATTCAGCGACATCACGCATCTGCTCTTGAGCTTTCAGCGCGATCTGGTGCTGCTGCGCGGCTTTCTCCAGACTGACATTGATCTGCAGCTGGGCACGCAGTTGAGCCTCAGCATTCAGCAAACTCTTCTGACTAGCCGTCAGTATCCGCTTACTCTTCAGCTCTGCCATTTCCTGATTAAAGGCCAGCAGCTTTTTCTCCGCCGCCGTCAGATCTTCGGTCGTGGCATTCTGCTGACGCAGCACCACTTCCTGCTGCTTCAACTCAGCCAGCCGGCGGGTGGCCTCATCATCCTTGTAGGCCGGTGCCTTTTTCTGACGCTCGCTATACATCTTATCGACGCCTTTCAGCGCCTGCGCATACTCATCAGCCGTCATCTTTCCGGCTTTATAGCGCTCAGTGATAGCGTCGGTGATCTTGAGCGCCTCCGCCTTTTTGTCCGCCCCCGCTTTCATGACGGCGGCGATCTGGCTTTCGGTTCTCAGGGTTTCTAATGCCTGCTGTTGCTCATTCTTGAGCGTCCGCGTCCGCTCCTCTGCTGCTGCCTTATCATCGGCAGCAGATGACGATGCCGCCTTAATCTGCGGGATCTGAGCGGCCAATAGCCCAAACTCCCCCATTGCAACGTTGGCGCCGCGCCAGCCCAACGCTAGTCGCTGAAGCGACTCGGTCTGTTCGTCGGTCAGACGCTTCTGCTCTGCCAGATTACGCTTAGCCGCCTCGGCCGCTTCCTTTTGAGCGAGATCACCAGCCGCGACCTTCTCCCCGCGACGCTCCAGTGCAGCGATCTGCTGGATGATAGTTTCATTTAACACCACACCCTGCTGCGTCAACTGCTCCATGGCACGTAGCGGATCGTCGCGTAATGCACTCAACTGGCTAACCAACTCATCAGCGCTACCGCCGGCTTCGTCAATCTGCCTGGCCAAATCGGCAACCTCAGTCAACGCACTACCGGAAAACCCGGCAGATACGGCCGCCTGAACCCCCTTCACGGCACTCTCTGTTCCGCCAAGCTGGGTTGTTAATCGGCGAAGATCCGAGACCGTCATGACCGACTGCATGCCGCTTTTCATCAGCGCAGCATTAAACTTTTGCGTCTCCATTTCGGCAGAGCTATACGCCGAATACAGCATCGTGACCGCCGCCGAGGCCGCCATGATTCCGATACCAATAGGGCCGCCCAGCAAAGACATCGCCCCACGCAGCATACCAGCGCTACTGGCTGCCATTCGCTGACTAAAAGACAGCTCCTGATTGGCTGCAGATAACTGATCTGTTGCCGCTGCCAAGTTTTTCTTTGCCGTGGCTTCAGTGGCGTCCAACTCCACCATCTGTAAATTAGCCGCAACCAGCTTTTTCTTAGCGTTAGCCTCCGCAAGATTAGCCTCAGCGATCACCCGGGCATTTTGCTCGTGCTCCTTCTCATACGTGAGCAGGATTCCATATTCCTTGTTTACCTGAGCCTGGTTCGCCAAATACTCATCCAGCGCGAAAGCCTGCTCACGCTGAGCATTGGCCGCGTCGATCGTTTTACGCGCGATATCCGCCTGAGCCTGTGCTTGTTCCCGGGTTGCCTTTATCCCACTAAGGACCCCCTGCGCATGCTCGGCCTGTGCAGTCATCGCCTCAAAAAACGCGACCTTTTGCTGCTGTAATCCACCGGTGCTTCGATCTATCGCAGTAGTCAGGCCAGTCCCCAACGCTGGGATTAATGCCGATGTTATGGTGCTGCCGGCTACCGTTCCGCCGGACACCACGTTAGCCAAAACATCACGCAGGCGATCAAACCCAACGATGTTCTCCTGGGTTCGACGAGACAGGAGCTGGAAATCAGCGTCTGCTTTTTTAGCCCCTGTCCCGATATCCTCAAATGCCCTCTTTGTTTTTTGGGCTTCAGATTGGGCCTTTCGGTTGAATTGCTGAGCACCTGAATCCGCTGAACGCATAGCGTCAGAGAACTGGGATTTAAAGCTGGCCGCATTCAGGTGCAATGCAACCGCCAGTGATGCGACATCACCCATAACCAATCACCCGCAAACATTGAGAAAAATCATCAGGATCGTACTCCGCTGCCGGATACGACGGGACGGCATCGACTGGTGGCACTGACTCTCTGAGAGCATCCTGCTTTAATCCCCTATACGCCTGCCAATGCAGCAAGAGGTCAGCAGGAAGATCCAGTAACTTTCTAGGGTCGCTCTCGCCAAGGCTGTCGGCCAGTTCAAACACATCCCACAGCCAGGGCGAGTCCATCAGTTTTTTTTCGCTTCCTCCAGCGTCCCATAGCTATGACGCTGTACGTCGGTCACGGCCTGCAAAATATCGGCCTGCGCCTGGCAATTGAGAATTTGCGTTGCCGTAGGGAGATCTTTCGGGCTGGGCTTACTGCCATCGGGGTTTACCAGCGCAGCGAGAAACAACTTGATCCCGATCTCAGCGAGCACCTGGGCGTTACCTTTCTCTGCATCGATACTACGGTTGTACTCCATCAACTCCATGGCCGTCAGGCGTCGGATAGTCACCTGCTGGCCAAATGCTTTGATCGTGACGGGAGAGTTATTAGGTTTTAACAAAAGCTCTTTGTAAGACATTGTTTTTCCTTACGCTGATTTGCGAGACCAGGAGACGCTGTTTTGCTTGGCGTAGACTTCAACCTGCAATACTTTGCCTTTCGGCGTATCGACTGACTGCATACTCCAGCCACTCAATGCCAACTCCTGAGTAGCAATGCGCTTATTGGGAAATTCGATGAACATCAATACAGTCTGCTTCGCCTCTGCAGCCGTAATAAATGCTTCCTGATTGATGTCATCAGGGGCATCCAGGAAAACGAAGGTCTTATCTTCAGCCTCACCCATGTCCTGCATAAACTTGGGCTCGGTATCGATCAGGCGAGTGACCTCAACATAGGTCCCCTTTTTCCCCGTCGTACCGATTGACATGGCATTTTGCAGTAGTTTCCCTGCAGCCATTAAGGTTCCCAAAGCCCCATACGATACGCGGGTTCCCGCAGGGAGCATGGCGAACTCTGACGGGCTACGAATTTCATCGGTCATAGCGATTTCTCTCTGTTAAAAATGCTGCAAGCGCAGCGGGTAGAATTAACGGCCTTCAAGGGCATAGCGCAGTTCGACAGCCAGTACTCGCAACACCTTTTGTCGGTTGTAATCGAGTGCCGGACGGATAAACGGCTTAGCCACCTGCTTACGAGTACCAAACTCCTGGGCCAATGCTTTCATATGGTGGGATTTACTGGGGCCTACTCTCAAAGTAACTACCGTGGCATAACGTTCATCGCGCATGCGGTTAGTGCTACGAATACGGATGCTGTCTCGCATATGCTCGCCATGATTCTCAGGATCAAATCCAGAATGCTGGCGCATATCCGTTTCAACGATGGCTAAAGCCTCACGCCCCGCATCTCGCAGTACTTTTACCCCGACTTTCTCCCCAACCTCAGTAAGTAGGCGATCGAAGTCCTTCCCTTGCGGGAATGTGATGGATATATCCATGGGTTACTCCGAGAAGGTGATCAGATAATCACGACGACGGCTATATACAATAGAGCCGTTGTTCGAGATCTCTTGTCCGTCCTGTAATCCGGCACGCTCAATAAACTGGACGTCGTACCCCTCCAGGGGGCTATGTACAATCCCTTGCCATACCGCCCAGACGTCACGGTCCATGGTGACTAACTGGGTAAACTGATCGACGACATAGAACGTTACTTGAAACCGCCCCTCGACCAGGCGGGTACGCACCAACCCAGTCTCTATGGCAGGGTCTGATATACGTTGGTAGGTAATCCCGGTCATCACATCAGGAGGCAAAAGCAATGGGTAAACAGCCATCCCCGTGATGCGCTCCAGTGAGGTTTTAATGGCTAATTCGATCATTGCGGGTACAGGCCTCCGCAGTAATAACCAGTCGATCCGGCTGCGTTCTGTCCATCGCTCTAACGGTGAACACCAGGTCGCCCAGTACGATTTGCCAATCCTGTTGCACATCAGTGCGCGGACGTAGCGTGAATTGATAGGTTTCTACAACTTGCGGCTGATCCAGTAGACGAATTTTTCTGTTAGAAATGGGCTCAGCCTTTGCCCATGCTTTACCGACAGCGACTACCTGATCCGGAAGAGGCTCTCCCAATGAGCCTCGCTGCTTCACGAGATATTGCAGAGCAATGCGTTTATTCAGCTCGCCAGCCCGTAATCCGCTCATACCCCATAGACCCGATACGGTTGCAGTAACGCCTCCACGGCAAACGGAACGCTCACTGCATTGCTGCCATCAGTGGTCACTGGCTCACGGTTAGCATACCAATGCGCGATAAGAAATAAGGCCGCCGTCTTGATGTCATCAGTCAACATGAGCCCATACTCACCGGCATCCGCAGCATTCTGATCGTTAACCTCACGCAGTTTGCAACCAGTAAAATTCTCAACATATCGAAGGGCGGCAACTGTATAGGTTTGTAGCAACACGTCATCATCGGAAAAATCAGGCTCTATCCGGCAATGCTGCTTTACCAGTGGCAGATCGAGCATATTCCCCCCTTATTTTTTACCCTTTTTTGTCGTGGAGGTTGGCTCCGGTTGCTCCGGTTGCTCCGGTTGCTCCGGTTGCTCCGGTTGCTCCGGTTGCTCCGGTTGCTCCGGTTGCTCCGGTTGCTCCGGTTGCTCCGGTTGCTCCGCAGGAAGATTATCATCGAAACAGCCGGCA contains the following coding sequences:
- a CDS encoding phage tail tape measure protein — its product is MGDVASLAVALHLNAASFKSQFSDAMRSADSGAQQFNRKAQSEAQKTKRAFEDIGTGAKKADADFQLLSRRTQENIVGFDRLRDVLANVVSGGTVAGSTITSALIPALGTGLTTAIDRSTGGLQQQKVAFFEAMTAQAEHAQGVLSGIKATREQAQAQADIARKTIDAANAQREQAFALDEYLANQAQVNKEYGILLTYEKEHEQNARVIAEANLAEANAKKKLVAANLQMVELDATEATAKKNLAAATDQLSAANQELSFSQRMAASSAGMLRGAMSLLGGPIGIGIMAASAAVTMLYSAYSSAEMETQKFNAALMKSGMQSVMTVSDLRRLTTQLGGTESAVKGVQAAVSAGFSGSALTEVADLARQIDEAGGSADELVSQLSALRDDPLRAMEQLTQQGVVLNETIIQQIAALERRGEKVAAGDLAQKEAAEAAKRNLAEQKRLTDEQTESLQRLALGWRGANVAMGEFGLLAAQIPQIKAASSSAADDKAAAEERTRTLKNEQQQALETLRTESQIAAVMKAGADKKAEALKITDAITERYKAGKMTADEYAQALKGVDKMYSERQKKAPAYKDDEATRRLAELKQQEVVLRQQNATTEDLTAAEKKLLAFNQEMAELKSKRILTASQKSLLNAEAQLRAQLQINVSLEKAAQQHQIALKAQEQMRDVAESTRQLQQEHNNKIAQMSMTPAAYDQMIEMQRIQDDFRKRREQLDDLYANKSSKQYQKRVEQLRVAELEQIAIVQASNDKKVMIEADGYEGMKKGIKDWQDVAGNSFSLAQDAAMNTMNSMGDAVANFVVKGKGDFRSFATSVLSDIAAMMTKMAVFNLVKIGTDFMGWSSGGYTGDGGKYDVAGVVHRGEWVVPQEVVKQPGMLSFLSQLTYGKGYAEGGLVGGGSVPTPASSTAAPRAPISLHVTVPISVHKSQSDLGNVQQPAFTAEVKRFVIGTVEAQLQDAMRDGGDLDQFVRSRS
- a CDS encoding head-tail connector protein — its product is MLDLPLVKQHCRIEPDFSDDDVLLQTYTVAALRYVENFTGCKLREVNDQNAADAGEYGLMLTDDIKTAALFLIAHWYANREPVTTDGSNAVSVPFAVEALLQPYRVYGV
- a CDS encoding HK97-gp10 family putative phage morphogenesis protein, which encodes MDISITFPQGKDFDRLLTEVGEKVGVKVLRDAGREALAIVETDMRQHSGFDPENHGEHMRDSIRIRSTNRMRDERYATVVTLRVGPSKSHHMKALAQEFGTRKQVAKPFIRPALDYNRQKVLRVLAVELRYALEGR
- a CDS encoding phage tail protein — translated: MNMDTFHWSPRPAMGVSIKPSVTTVKFGDGYEQRRPSGINHILESYSPVFRVSHDEFREIEAFFRRQGAVKAFLWRSPQRHVPIRVVCREWSEQVYNNYVDVSCKFDQVMA
- a CDS encoding phage head closure protein, encoding MSGLRAGELNKRIALQYLVKQRGSLGEPLPDQVVAVGKAWAKAEPISNRKIRLLDQPQVVETYQFTLRPRTDVQQDWQIVLGDLVFTVRAMDRTQPDRLVITAEACTRNDRISH